Proteins encoded by one window of Chrysemys picta bellii isolate R12L10 chromosome 10, ASM1138683v2, whole genome shotgun sequence:
- the LOC101950754 gene encoding urotensin-2 receptor-like, with translation MELGPCTSVPCHPKNATDHANATFEVLADTSDVLVTYFLGCILAVMCLVGIVGNIYTLVVVNLSMTFTGSMYIYIVNLALADLLYLSTIPFVVCTYFVKDWYFGDVGCRVLFSLDLLTMHASIFILTIMSTERYLAVVKPLDTIGRSRDYRRTVTCLVWLVSFLLALPTMVLIDLRTSDQGGVTKRMCHPTWQMETYKVYLTILFNTCILAPGLVICYLYIKLAKTYWRSQTAVFTTREMNRCPKQKVLYMIFSIVLTYWACFIPFWLWQLLSIYYKQPGNLTNTTMVYINFIVTCLAYSNSCINPFLYTLLSKNYKEYLRSRQKNCINLSTLKPKRRSSRRSMFSGSHTYMESIAIAQITGLTNEDVCTL, from the coding sequence atggagctgggtCCATGCACTTCTGTACCCTGCCACCCTAAGAATGCCACAGATCACGCCAATGCCACCTTTGAAGTCCTCGCTGACACCAGTGATGTCTTGGTCACCTACTTCCTGGGGTGCATCCTGGCCGTGATGTGCCTGGTGGGCATAGTTGGCAACATCTACACATTGGTGGtcgtgaacctctccatgacgtTCACTGGCTCGATGTACATTTATATCGTCAACCTGGCACTGGCAGATCTCCTGTACCTGTCGACCATCCCCTTCGTGGTCTGCACGTATTTCGTGAAGGACTGGTACTTTGGAGATGTGGGTTGCAGGGTCCTGTTCAGCCTGGACCTCCTCACCATGCACGCCAGCATCTTCATCCTCACCATCATGAGCACCGAAAGGTACCTAGCCGTAGTCAAACCATTAGACACTATTGGGAGATCCAGAGACTACCGGAGGACTGTCACCTGCCTGGTGTGGCTGGTGTCCTTTCTTCTTGCCCTCCCTACTATGGTCCTCATAGACCTCAGGACGAGTGACCAGGGCGGGGTGACCAAGCGCATGTGCCATCCCACTTGGCAGATGGAGACCTACAAAGTGTACCTCACCATCCTTTTTAACACCTGCATCCTGGCCCCTGGGCTTGTCATCTGCTACTTATACATTAAGTTGGCCAAGACATACTGGAGATCTCAGACTGCTGTTTTCACCACCAGGGAAATGAACCGGTGCCCCAAGCAGAAAGTCCTGTACATGATATTCAGCATCGTCCTCACCTACTGGGCTTGTTTcatacccttctggctctggcagctgctcagtATCTACTACAAGCAGCCAGGGAACCTCACCAACACCACCATGGTCTACATCAATTTCATCGTGACCTGCTTGGCCTACAGCAACAGctgcattaaccctttcctttACACGTTGCTCTCCAAGAATTACAAAGAGTATCTGAGGAGTCGCCAGAAGAATTGCATCAACCTCTCCACGTTAAAGCCCAAGAGGCGCTCCTCGAGGAGGTCCATGTTCTCTGGAAGCCACACCTACATGGAATCCATAGCCATCGCTCAGATCACAGGGCTCACTAATGAGGATGTCTGCACTCTGTGA